ATTTCTCTCCATCGGCTATGCCACCTGCCACTGGTGCCATGTCATGGCCCATGAGTCCTTCGAGGACAGGCAAGTTGCTGAAGTGCTCAACCGGCACTTTATAGCGATCAAGGTTGATCGTGAGGAGCGCCCGGACGTTGATGACCAATACATGGCAGCGGCTCATCTGATGAACGTCAGCGGTGGGTGGCCCTTGAATGTTGTTATGAACCATGACCGACGTCCCTTCTTTATTGCCACCTATATACCAAGGAACCGGCGGCAGGGGATGCTGGGTATCATAGACGTCTTGGGGAGAATCGCCGACGCGTGGGTTACCCGGCGCGGAGAAATCGCACAGCAAGGGCAGGCCGTCATCAAAGCACTGGCCGAGCTGTCGTTGCCCGCGACAATGGACCCTCCCGGCGGGGAAGTGCTGGCAGAAGCCTACCGGCAGTTGAACGCTATCTACGACCGGACTTCAGGCGGATTCGGCTCGGCGCCAAAGTTTCCCATGCCGACGTACCTTTCTTTTTTGGTCCGCTACTCCGGCCGCAACGGATCAAGAGAAGCGCTGGGGATAGTGGAGCATACGCTGCGCGCCATGCGGAAAGGCGGAATCTATGATCAGATCGGCTATGGATTCCACCGCTACAGCGTTGACCAACAATGGCTTGTCCCCCATTTTGAGAAAATGCTCTACGATCAGGCCCTGCTGGCCATAGCGTATCTGGATGCGTTTCAGGCGACCGGGGAGGTGTTCTTTCGGGAAGTGGCGGGTGAACTTTTCGATTATGTGAAGCGTGAGATGACCAATCCGGAAGGGGGCTTCTACTCAGCCCTGGATGCCGACAGCGAGGGAAAGGAGGGAACTTACTATCTCTGGACCCCGGCCGAAGTGGAAACCGTCATCGGGAGCGAGGCGGCCCTGCGCTTTTGTCGGCTCTTTGGCGTTACCCAGCAGGGGAATTTCGAGGGGCGCAATATCCTTACCTGGCCTCAAGAGCTGGATAAAATCGCTTCAAGAGAACAAGAGCCTTTTGCAAAGTTAGTGGAAGATGTTGCGCAGTGGCGGCGGATGTTACTGCACGACCGTGAACAAAGAGTTCGGCCGCTTCGGGATGAAAAGATCATAACGGCCTGGAATGGTTTGATGATAGCTGCTCTGGCACGCGGCTATGGCGCCACCGGCGTGGATGACTACCGCCGCGAAGCGGACCAGGCAATAACGTTTATCCGGGAGAAGATGACGGATTCTTCGGGGAGACTCATGCGTATTCGGCATGCCGGAGGCGAAGCTATTCCCGCTTTCCTGGAGGATTACGCCTTCTTTTGCTGGGGGGTCATTGAACTCTACCAGGCCACCCTCGAACCGTCCTATCTCACAGTAGCTCTCCAGTTTACGGGCGAAATGCTCGGGCTCTTTCGCGACCCCGATAACGGAGGGCTTTTTGAAGCCGGCGGGGATGTGGAACCGGTGCTGGTGAGGACGAGGGGAGGCAACGATAGCGTCACGCCGTCCGGCAGTGCGGTGGCGGCCATGAACCTGCTCAGGCTTGGCAGGATTACTAAAGATGCGGCATTAATCAGTGCAGGGGAGGCGGTCCTGCGGTCAAATATGAGCAATGTTGTCCGGCAGCCCGCCAATTACGTCGCTTTGTTTTCTGCCTTCGACTATATCAACGGCCCCGTAGTAGAGATAACCCTGTCCGGCGGGACTCATCTGTCCGATCGCTCTGCTATGCTGCAAACCATTGGGCGTCGCTCCATACCGGGGCTTGTCATTCGTTCTGCGATTGATGGGGAAGATTATCCGGCTATTGACGGCCGCACGACCGTTTACCTCTGTGCCGCCGGGGCTTGTCGCCCGCCGCTTGTGGAGGCAAAGGACCTGGAGATGATGCTGGATGAAATAGGCCCGCTTAAGGGGAAGTGCTGAGTGCTGAGGACTGAGTAAAAGAAAGTACTCAGCACTCGGAACTCAGCACTTTTGTTCAAGGGTATTCCGGCAGTGCTGGGCCAGATTCGTGAGCAGGAGAAGCTGGGGGTTATCGCTCGCCGCCTCAATGAGGTTCGCCAGACCAGCAGGGATATGGGCAAGAAATTCCGGCTGGTTCCGTTGCCTTCCCAGAAATCCGTAAGCGCCCAGGGCCTGCATGAGGCGCTGTACGGATGCCTGTTGGAACATGGCCCGGAAGTGAGCCAGGTCATACTCTTTCTCGTAGAAAGAGTAATAATACTGGAGCAATTCCTCCCTCTCGGCTGCAGTGAAAGTAACATACGGGTCATAAAGGAGCGATCCCAGGTCATAGCAGGGGTGGCCGTAGCGCATCCCCTGAAAATCAATCAGTACAGGTTGATTGTCATAGATCATGACATTTTGCGACTGCAGGTCGCGATGAATCAGGCAAGTCGCCATCCCGGTCAGATTTGCCGCCAACAGGGCCAGCTCTGCTTCCAAGGCTTCAGCTTCTGACGCGTCCAGTTCGATCCGGCAAACGCCCTGCACAAAATGCTGCCGGAAATAATCGCGCTCCCAACGGTAAAGCTCAGAA
The Deltaproteobacteria bacterium DNA segment above includes these coding regions:
- a CDS encoding thioredoxin domain-containing protein, whose protein sequence is MDKTNLSPDGGPQFNRLIFTGSPYLLQHAENPVAWYPWGAEAFDRAVKEDKPIFLSIGYATCHWCHVMAHESFEDRQVAEVLNRHFIAIKVDREERPDVDDQYMAAAHLMNVSGGWPLNVVMNHDRRPFFIATYIPRNRRQGMLGIIDVLGRIADAWVTRRGEIAQQGQAVIKALAELSLPATMDPPGGEVLAEAYRQLNAIYDRTSGGFGSAPKFPMPTYLSFLVRYSGRNGSREALGIVEHTLRAMRKGGIYDQIGYGFHRYSVDQQWLVPHFEKMLYDQALLAIAYLDAFQATGEVFFREVAGELFDYVKREMTNPEGGFYSALDADSEGKEGTYYLWTPAEVETVIGSEAALRFCRLFGVTQQGNFEGRNILTWPQELDKIASREQEPFAKLVEDVAQWRRMLLHDREQRVRPLRDEKIITAWNGLMIAALARGYGATGVDDYRREADQAITFIREKMTDSSGRLMRIRHAGGEAIPAFLEDYAFFCWGVIELYQATLEPSYLTVALQFTGEMLGLFRDPDNGGLFEAGGDVEPVLVRTRGGNDSVTPSGSAVAAMNLLRLGRITKDAALISAGEAVLRSNMSNVVRQPANYVALFSAFDYINGPVVEITLSGGTHLSDRSAMLQTIGRRSIPGLVIRSAIDGEDYPAIDGRTTVYLCAAGACRPPLVEAKDLEMMLDEIGPLKGKC
- a CDS encoding phosphotransferase, whose protein sequence is MSHSFTEIGATVRKVLGIKEDQPLSIIPIARGGSARSFYRVRSGNRAICIFMQYDRDRRENNYYTAQAAFLRGIGVSVPQIFHHDAAGGVILMEDLGEYDLWHYRQATCEIRRQYYLKTLDMIRKLHALQPGDASLAGLPLMEAFGSELYRWERDYFRQHFVQGVCRIELDASEAEALEAELALLAANLTGMATCLIHRDLQSQNVMIYDNQPVLIDFQGMRYGHPCYDLGSLLYDPYVTFTAAEREELLQYYYSFYEKEYDLAHFRAMFQQASVQRLMQALGAYGFLGRQRNQPEFLAHIPAGLANLIEAASDNPQLLLLTNLAQHCRNTLEQKC